In Chlamydiota bacterium, the DNA window TCTTGTTACGAAATTTTATACCGCCATTCTTCAAGAAAACAAGGTCTCATCACCTTAAGACAAGCCCATCTTGTAGAGGCTTTCTCTAGAATTCGTGCAGACCTCCATGCTTTTTACCATGCCGTTTATTGTCTGGAACTTTTAGATGCCTTTACAGAATTAGAAGATTCAGATGAATCTCTCTTTAATTTAATCTTTACGACTTTGCGTCAAATGGATGAATCTTTAAAAAATCCATTGCCGAATATAGAATGGATGATCCGTTCTTTTGAAGTGAAACTTCTATCACATCTTGGATTTTTAGGAAATCTTTCCTCGTGTTTTTCTTGCCGCGAATCTTTTCGCGATCTTCTTTTTCTTGATCATCGAACGGCTCGTCTTTTATGCGAGAAATGTACACAAACAAAAACTTATCCTTTTCATGTGCAAAGTATCCAGCTCATTCCATTGCTGATGAGGGCGGAGCCCTGTACCCCTGTGGATAAAGGGGCAGAAGAAAAAAAAGAATTAAAAAATCTCCTCTGGTTTTATATTGACTTCCATCTTGGAAAGCCCTTAAAATCACGCAAATTCTTAATAGAAAAGATATAGCGAATAGTTTAGGAAAATTGGATTTCGAGTTTCATTGTTTGAGGCTGAGTTAGTTCTCTCGAGGCTTTTCGAAGTTTATCCTTGACCTCTCGACTGTAAAAAATTACAGTTAACACTGTATTTTATTACAGTAATAGGATAAAGGACTATGATCAGTTTAAGATCAAAAATAACGCAAGCGGTTCTTGGCTATCTCATGATGCATGAGAATGCTGAACTTTATGTGAATGAAATGGCCCGCCGCCTTTTGCTGGACGATGGGAATCTTTCTAAAAAACTAAAAGAACTCCAGAGAGAAGGAATTTTAAATAGTCAACTGAAGGGAAAAGAACGATATTATTCTTTAAATGCTTCTTATCCCCTTCTGAACGAGTATAAAAGGATTATTCTCAAAACGGTTGGGTTTGAATACGTTCTTAAGGAGGTTTTGGAAAAAATTCGAGGGCTTGAGCATGCCTATCTTTTTGGCTCCTACGCCCAGAACAAAATGGATTCCGCAAGTGATATTGACCTATTGGTGATTGGGAACCATAGTACGATTGAGTTACAGAAAAAAATGGCCGAAGTTCAAAAATCGATGGATCGTGAAATAAATGTCATTAGTGTAAGCGAACTTGAATACGAGAAGAAACAAAAAAAGGATCCTCTGTTTAGATCAATCAAAGAAAAAAAGATTCAAGTCATATGACGGATTTTGAACAGGGCTATTTTAAGGAATTTGGATTTACTTCGGATGCGATTGAACGGTATTTACAAAACGCATTTCATGATCTTGAAATCGCTAGAAAAAATAGATTTCCGGAAGTTAGGTTTTCATATAGTTTTCAGGCTTTAATCAAAGCTGGAATAGCACTTATTGCAAGAGTGGGACACGTGCGAGTACGAAGTGTTCCAGGTCACCATATAAAAATTTTGACTAAGATGAGCGAAATTCTCGAGAATCCAGATGTTTATACCATTGGAAACATTATGAGAACAAAAAGAAACACCGACTTCTATGAAGGAGGTGACTGTGTTACAGAAAAAGAATCCCGTGATTATTTAGATTTTGTCGAAAAGGTGCTTCAGCAAGTTGAAAAGTTAGTTCGAGAAGTGAATCCCTGACATTTTTCTAATAACAGAAACGCCACTGCGTTTTAATGTAGGTTTTAAGCATGAAACTTATGACAAAAACAAAATCAAAGAAAAAAACTTTTACCTTTCAAGAAATGATTCTTTGTCTTGAGACTTACTGGTCTTCTCGAGGGTGTGTTTTAGGCCAGGGGTATGACACCGAGGTTGGGGCGGGAACGTCTAATCCCTTGACCTTCTTTATGGTTCTGGGAAAAGAACCCTGGCGGGTGGCTTATACGCAACCTTCTCGAAGGCCTGCGGACGGGCGTTACGGGGATAATCCCAACCGGGTTTATCAACACCATCAGTATCAAGTCATTTTGAAACCTTCACCTCGAGATGTTCAGGATCTTTATCTGGCGAGTCTTGCAGCCCTTGGGATTCATCCAGACTCTCATGACATTCGTTTTGTCGAAGACGATTGGGAATCTCCATCTTTAGGGGCCAATGGCTTGGGGTGGGAGGTTTGGTGCGATGGAATGGAGATTACTCAATTCACTTATTTTCAACAAATGGGTGGAATTGAGCTTCATCCCGTATCAGTAGAACTAACCTATGGCTTGGAGCGAATTGCGATGTACCTCCAAAATGTCGACAATGTTTTTGATTTAAAGTGGAATGAATCTCAGACCTATGGAGCTTTAAGGAAACATTGGGAATATGAGTTTTCAAAATTTAATTTTGAAGTTGCATCAACCTCTTTTTATTTTCACGAATTTGACGAACGTGAAAAAGAGGCAAAACTTTTACTCGAACAGGGTCTCATTTTTCCAGCCTATGATTCTGTTTTAAAATGTTCGCATATTTTTAATATTTTAGATGCCCGTCGAGCGATGAGTGTGACGGAAAGAACAGGTTTTATTACCCGAATTCGAGTAATCGCAAAAGAATGTTCGCAAGGTTATTTGGAGAGGCAGATGTGAAAATTCAAAAATCAAATATCAAAAATCAAAATGACAATGCAAATATCAAAAATAAAATTGCACCTCGTTTCTTAGATAAATTCGGGGCGGATTGTGAAAGTTTTGTTCTTTGGAGAGAAGGATTTTTGAAGGTTAGCCATTTTAAATTTTAATTTGTCATTTTGATTTTTGATATTTGATTTTTGGTTTTCATTGATACGCGCTATTTTATATGACTCTGATAAATACAAAAGATAAAAAAACAATGAAAGAGACCCTGCAGCCCTTTCTCATCGAAATCGGCACGGAAGAAATTCCTGCCCGATTTTTGGAGGACGCTTCTCGCCATTTGCGAAATCTCATGGAGACTTTTTTCAAAGAGCGTCAAATGGGTTATGATGTCAATAATGTAAAAGTTTTATTTACTCCGAGGCGTTTGACGCTTTTCATTCCTGATTTGGCGTTGATCCAGCCTGATAAAGTTGAATGGTTAAAAGGCCCTCCGGTCACCATTGCTTGTGATCCAGAAGGGAAGTGGACCCAGGCGGCTCAGGCATTTGCGGCCCGACAGGGAGCCGATACTTCATCCTTAACTCGCAAACAAACAGAAAAAGGCGAGTATGTTTTTATAGAGTGTCGGACCCAAGGAGGGAAAACTAAAAAGATTTTAGAGGAAAATTTAGCAGGCCTGATCCAAAAAATAAAATTCCCAAAATCAATGAAATGGGGTGAAGGTGAAATTTATTTTGCAAGACCCATTCGATGGATTCTTTCCCTTTTAGGGAATGAAATCATTCGTTTTAAATTAGACACGATCACTTCAGATCGTTTGAGTTTAGGATGCCGATGGCAAAAAAATCCGAAAGTGATTATTGCAAAGGCCGATTTAGTTCTTTATCAAAAACAGCTTAAAGCGAAGGATGTATATCCCGATTTTGAAGAACGGTTTTCATTGATTAAAAAATCGATTGAAAAAACTTTAGGCAAGAATCAAAAAATTCATGAAGAGGATATGGATCTCTTAAGAGGGGTGACCAATTTGGTTGAATTTCCCAATGTGGGGATTGGAAAATTTGAAGAGCGGTTTCTTAAAATTCCTTCTCAAGTGCTTTCAACCGTTATTCAATATCATCAAAAATATTTGCCGATTTACGAAAAGGGAAAGCTTCTTCCTCAATTTGTTTTTGTTTTTAATGGTCCGCGTAAGATTTTAAAAACGGTTATACAAGGCAATGAAAGGGTGTTAAGGGCCCGTTTATCGGATGCGGCTTTTTTTTGGGAGAATGACCAGAAGAAGAGCTTAGAGACCTGTGTGAACGATCTTAAAAC includes these proteins:
- the recO gene encoding DNA repair protein RecO, yielding MLLIRTQAILLHKRDFSDTSLIAVFFTKNSGKLHFIIKGAKQPKTSFMGSFEHGSCYEILYRHSSRKQGLITLRQAHLVEAFSRIRADLHAFYHAVYCLELLDAFTELEDSDESLFNLIFTTLRQMDESLKNPLPNIEWMIRSFEVKLLSHLGFLGNLSSCFSCRESFRDLLFLDHRTARLLCEKCTQTKTYPFHVQSIQLIPLLMRAEPCTPVDKGAEEKKELKNLLWFYIDFHLGKPLKSRKFLIEKI
- a CDS encoding nucleotidyltransferase domain-containing protein; the protein is MISLRSKITQAVLGYLMMHENAELYVNEMARRLLLDDGNLSKKLKELQREGILNSQLKGKERYYSLNASYPLLNEYKRIILKTVGFEYVLKEVLEKIRGLEHAYLFGSYAQNKMDSASDIDLLVIGNHSTIELQKKMAEVQKSMDREINVISVSELEYEKKQKKDPLFRSIKEKKIQVI
- a CDS encoding glycine--tRNA ligase subunit alpha, whose product is MTKTKSKKKTFTFQEMILCLETYWSSRGCVLGQGYDTEVGAGTSNPLTFFMVLGKEPWRVAYTQPSRRPADGRYGDNPNRVYQHHQYQVILKPSPRDVQDLYLASLAALGIHPDSHDIRFVEDDWESPSLGANGLGWEVWCDGMEITQFTYFQQMGGIELHPVSVELTYGLERIAMYLQNVDNVFDLKWNESQTYGALRKHWEYEFSKFNFEVASTSFYFHEFDEREKEAKLLLEQGLIFPAYDSVLKCSHIFNILDARRAMSVTERTGFITRIRVIAKECSQGYLERQM
- a CDS encoding glycine--tRNA ligase subunit beta, translating into MKETLQPFLIEIGTEEIPARFLEDASRHLRNLMETFFKERQMGYDVNNVKVLFTPRRLTLFIPDLALIQPDKVEWLKGPPVTIACDPEGKWTQAAQAFAARQGADTSSLTRKQTEKGEYVFIECRTQGGKTKKILEENLAGLIQKIKFPKSMKWGEGEIYFARPIRWILSLLGNEIIRFKLDTITSDRLSLGCRWQKNPKVIIAKADLVLYQKQLKAKDVYPDFEERFSLIKKSIEKTLGKNQKIHEEDMDLLRGVTNLVEFPNVGIGKFEERFLKIPSQVLSTVIQYHQKYLPIYEKGKLLPQFVFVFNGPRKILKTVIQGNERVLRARLSDAAFFWENDQKKSLETCVNDLKTVVFQEKLGTYFDKKERLLSLISFLKTEGKMDGALSQKLMQAAELCKADLVTGMVGEFTSLQGTIGAEYASISGEDPEIVEAIREHYLPLSGTEGELPKSLLGSWLSFLDKLDTVISTHKLGLMPTGSQDPYGLRRLSSGILRIHTEKGFTFSLNSILEQGLRQFPVKDVLVGPLLDFFKERLENLFLAQNFDHQLVRAVLEDPILIPSLKSKILKALSQIQNQSFFQEALTVVERTGRILKGQKIAEREVKEDVLKESAEIELYRSYKSNYGSIVQLIESEKFVEATSLYAQVFSKPVHVFFDEVLVNAPEESLKQNRSVLLKRIHELYSMRITDISKLAKMK